The following coding sequences are from one Nicotiana tabacum cultivar K326 chromosome 1, ASM71507v2, whole genome shotgun sequence window:
- the LOC107783091 gene encoding uncharacterized protein LOC107783091, with amino-acid sequence MKLVWSPETASKAYLDTIKTCGISRKSCAAEFLSAMGAGYNAKLIVEAWKSDKINGDSISTSIGLAVASKHSRGRYVCMVPDEESRVAYVGAMQNSGMSLPEMMVGEAEEVMERLNGVDFLIVDEKRSDSFSIFNSAKLSHRGAILVCKNGRNIETNKFSWDGVLDSKVCVVRSVTLPFGNGLEVAYIASKYGNQKARKYAKRWIRHIDRKSGEEHVIRR; translated from the exons ATGAAGCTAGTTTGGTCTCCTGAAACAGCTTCAAAAGCTTATCTTGACACCATAAAGACA TGTGGAATTTCAAGAAAATCCTGTGCTGCAGAATTTTTATCAGCCATGGGGGCTGGGTACAACGCCAAATTAATAGTTGAAGCATGGAAAAGTGATAAGATCAATGGTGACTCAATCTCCACAAGCATCGGCCTAGCCGTCGCGTCAAAACATAGTCGTGGCAG GTATGTGTGCATGGTGCCAGACGAAGAATCAAGAGTAGCGTATGTAGGCGCCATGCAAAATTCAGGCATGTCCTTGCCGGAAATGATGGTGGGAGAGGCAGAAGAGGTGATGGAAAGATTaaatggggttgactttttgattgtGGATGAGAAGAGAAGTGACTCTTTTTCAATCTTTAATAGTGCTAAATTGAGCCATCGTGGAGCAATTTTAGTGTGCAAAAATGGAAGGAATATAGAGACTAATAAGTTCAGTTGGGATGGAGTTCTTGATAGCAAAGTTTGTGTTGTGAGATCAGTGACACTTCCATTTGGGAATGGATTGGAGGTTGCTTATATAGCAAGTAAATATGGAAATCAAAAGGCTCGAAAATACGCCAAGCGTTGGATTAGACACATTGATCGGAAGTCAGGTGAGGAGCATGTTATTCGACGATGA